The following are encoded together in the Streptomyces sp. NBC_00341 genome:
- a CDS encoding MBL fold metallo-hydrolase has product MSDAAALPGQPRGGVLSGPATTRAVNVLAPNASPMTLDGTNTWIVAEPDSDLAVVIDPGPLDDVHLRAVIDTAERAGRRIGLTLLTHGHPDHAEGAARFAELTRTKVRALDPGLRLGDEGLGTGDVITTGGLEMYVVPTPGHTADSLSFHLPADRAVLTGDTILGRGTTLVAHPDGRLGDYLDSLRRLRSLTVDDGVHTVLPGHGPVLDDAQGAVEFYLAHRANRLAQVETAVEAGFRTSSEVVAHVYADVDPSLWPAAELSVRAQLEYLREHGLI; this is encoded by the coding sequence ATGAGCGACGCGGCAGCGCTGCCCGGACAGCCGCGCGGCGGGGTGCTCTCCGGCCCCGCCACCACTCGCGCGGTCAACGTCCTCGCGCCCAACGCGTCGCCGATGACGCTGGACGGCACCAACACCTGGATCGTCGCCGAGCCCGACTCGGACCTCGCGGTGGTCATCGATCCGGGGCCGCTGGACGATGTCCACCTACGGGCCGTCATCGACACCGCCGAGCGCGCGGGCCGCCGGATCGGGCTCACGCTCCTCACCCACGGCCACCCCGACCACGCGGAGGGCGCGGCGCGGTTCGCGGAGCTGACCCGTACGAAGGTGCGCGCGCTCGACCCCGGGCTGCGGCTGGGTGACGAGGGCCTGGGGACGGGGGACGTGATCACGACCGGTGGGCTGGAGATGTACGTGGTGCCGACCCCGGGCCACACCGCGGACTCGCTCTCGTTCCATCTTCCCGCCGACCGCGCGGTGCTGACGGGGGACACGATCCTCGGCCGCGGGACGACGCTGGTGGCGCACCCCGACGGGCGTCTCGGGGACTACCTCGACTCGCTGCGGCGGCTGCGTTCGCTGACGGTCGACGACGGGGTGCACACGGTGCTGCCGGGCCACGGGCCGGTGCTGGACGACGCGCAGGGCGCGGTCGAGTTCTACCTGGCGCACCGCGCGAACCGGCTGGCCCAGGTGGAGACGGCGGTGGAGGCCGGGTTCCGGACCTCGTCGGAGGTGGTGGCGCACGTGTACGCGGACGTGGACCCGTCGCTGTGGCCTGCGGCGGAGCTCTCGGTGCGGGCGCAGCTGGAGTACCTGCGGGAGCACGGGCTGATCTGA